One window from the genome of Marinobacter sp. LV10R510-11A encodes:
- a CDS encoding YigZ family protein, with protein sequence MKKEYPVPAGYLERETEVKKSRFIARVAPVGSRDEVKDWLEKAHQDHPDARHICWAYQIGRPGSAAEAGMNDDGEPSGTAGKPILNVIQHKDMGDLLVMVIRYFGGIKLGAGGLVRAYAGAAESVLSAVGRIVHKPVSAANITMGFADEQPLRHWCDVHSAELDSIDYGAAVTARVLVPEDVSDVFTAFCDAHKLDYSFET encoded by the coding sequence ATGAAAAAGGAATATCCGGTACCTGCCGGCTACCTTGAGCGCGAAACCGAAGTAAAGAAAAGTCGCTTCATTGCTCGAGTTGCCCCTGTTGGCTCCCGGGACGAGGTAAAAGACTGGCTGGAAAAGGCACATCAGGATCACCCCGATGCGCGCCACATCTGCTGGGCCTACCAAATTGGGCGTCCCGGCTCCGCAGCAGAAGCTGGAATGAATGATGATGGCGAGCCTTCCGGTACCGCAGGTAAGCCAATTCTCAACGTGATTCAGCACAAAGATATGGGCGACTTGCTGGTGATGGTGATCCGTTATTTCGGCGGCATTAAGCTGGGTGCGGGAGGGCTTGTAAGAGCCTACGCCGGGGCGGCTGAGAGCGTGCTTTCAGCGGTGGGAAGAATTGTTCACAAGCCGGTTAGCGCGGCAAATATAACGATGGGCTTTGCCGATGAGCAGCCGCTGCGGCACTGGTGTGATGTACATTCGGCTGAACTGGATTCAATCGACTACGGCGCTGCGGTTACCGCGCGGGTTCTTGTTCCGGAAGATGTGTCCGATGTTTTCACGGCTTTTTGTGACGCCCATAAACTGGATTACAGTTTTGAAACATGA
- a CDS encoding AzlC family ABC transporter permease gives MKNTQYPYKFQPAKVRSELIRMLPISLFVVAFGAAFGLAAVQNGLDPLQSLLMSTLVFAGASQFAAIDMWGAEVSVIPVMIVVFAINSRHLLMGASLYPMLKDVSPAKRYGLILLLTDANWAVSAQEYQSGRRNLEVILGGGLVLWLAWIIGTWLGVYFGGLLQNPKSLGLDMVLGCFLLAMALGGKKNPRVLVAWTFAAVASLAAWKWLPANTHVVAGALAGGLVGFFWLEKKPDDESVEERI, from the coding sequence ATGAAAAACACGCAATATCCCTATAAGTTCCAGCCCGCGAAGGTTCGTTCTGAACTTATCCGGATGCTCCCTATTTCACTGTTCGTGGTGGCGTTCGGTGCTGCATTTGGCTTGGCCGCCGTTCAGAATGGGCTGGATCCTCTCCAATCCTTGCTGATGAGCACCCTAGTATTTGCCGGCGCCTCGCAATTTGCGGCGATCGATATGTGGGGCGCAGAAGTTTCTGTTATCCCCGTTATGATCGTGGTTTTCGCCATCAACTCCCGGCATCTCCTGATGGGCGCTTCGCTCTATCCCATGCTGAAGGATGTCTCGCCGGCTAAACGCTATGGCCTTATTTTGCTCCTTACCGACGCTAACTGGGCGGTGTCTGCCCAAGAGTACCAAAGCGGCAGGCGAAACCTTGAGGTGATTTTGGGCGGCGGGCTGGTGCTCTGGTTGGCTTGGATTATTGGTACCTGGCTGGGCGTGTATTTCGGTGGGCTTTTGCAGAACCCTAAAAGCCTCGGGCTGGATATGGTTTTGGGCTGTTTTTTGTTGGCCATGGCCTTGGGCGGAAAAAAGAACCCTCGGGTGCTGGTGGCCTGGACGTTCGCAGCCGTCGCCTCGCTGGCGGCATGGAAGTGGCTGCCTGCCAATACGCACGTAGTCGCCGGAGCCCTTGCCGGCGGTTTAGTCGGCTTTTTCTGGCTCGAAAAGAAGCCAGATGATGAGAGCGTGGAGGAGCGGATATGA
- a CDS encoding DUF4136 domain-containing protein, with protein sequence MARFLMVALVTLAMAGCASNVVTDYNSAVVFSDYSSWAFAPDAGNASFVSLDGNRIQSAVERELNNKTMNKVEASEADLLVHWRIMEEERLEQSGLGLGLGFGTGNFGWGLSSPPPVREVKEGKLVVELVDRNSEEVVWRAASRRYLNENQSPATRSKLVDEVVAEMFTKYPPDLK encoded by the coding sequence ATGGCCCGTTTTCTTATGGTAGCTCTGGTAACACTGGCCATGGCCGGGTGTGCCAGTAACGTGGTGACGGATTACAACTCAGCAGTCGTTTTCAGTGACTACTCATCCTGGGCCTTCGCGCCTGATGCTGGCAATGCCTCGTTTGTCTCCCTGGATGGAAACCGCATTCAGAGCGCGGTTGAGCGGGAGCTGAATAATAAGACGATGAATAAGGTTGAGGCGTCGGAAGCAGACCTTCTTGTGCACTGGCGGATTATGGAAGAAGAGCGCCTTGAACAGTCCGGTTTGGGGCTTGGTTTAGGCTTCGGTACAGGTAATTTTGGCTGGGGGCTTTCTTCGCCGCCTCCCGTGCGGGAAGTGAAAGAAGGCAAGCTGGTGGTAGAGCTTGTAGACAGGAATTCCGAAGAAGTTGTTTGGCGCGCAGCCAGCCGTCGTTACTTGAATGAAAACCAGTCTCCCGCAACCCGTAGCAAACTGGTTGACGAGGTGGTCGCCGAGATGTTCACCAAGTATCCTCCTGATTTGAAATAA
- a CDS encoding translation initiation factor Sui1, which produces MAKKFASGLVFSTEQGRMCPECRNPVSECTCRKAQRPEGDGIVRLSRETKGRKGKGVTLVTGIPMDEKELKAYAKVLKAKCGTGGTVKEGVVEIQGDQRDLLVPLLEQKGWVVKRSGG; this is translated from the coding sequence ATGGCGAAGAAATTTGCAAGCGGGCTGGTGTTTTCAACCGAGCAGGGGCGCATGTGCCCAGAATGCCGCAATCCGGTTTCTGAATGCACTTGCCGCAAGGCTCAGCGACCTGAGGGTGACGGCATTGTACGGCTAAGCCGGGAAACCAAAGGCCGCAAGGGGAAGGGCGTTACGCTGGTTACCGGCATCCCCATGGATGAAAAAGAACTCAAAGCCTACGCCAAAGTGCTTAAAGCCAAATGCGGCACCGGCGGTACCGTAAAAGAGGGTGTTGTTGAAATTCAGGGTGATCAGCGGGACTTGCTTGTGCCACTTCTGGAACAGAAAGGCTGGGTTGTAAAACGCTCCGGTGGTTAG
- a CDS encoding sensor histidine kinase: protein MKRRWMVPLFWRIFLLIWLAMAVTVVVSKLASRVLLDRERAAIERQLELRDLGFEVAAIRDNRGRREAHRFLNAQGDELGLHLMMISADDDNRLPSAIRSRIKSGWYRQKPAIVDMGDGYRLVAWPKMHGEGWLEPKVFRIIEMGLAFVLITLACWLIARFVSRPMRHMEATAQAIAGGNTKLRVNERIAARRDEVGQLATAFNAMTDQLCKLLERQKHVLRDISHDLRTPLARQRVAIELASEGGVEDELMASILRQNERLETMTGQILTLYRVTEQGGGIAREAVRPVDILNHVLRDAVDYAEHQRVDCKLDSMPESTGVSVLGDSGLLQRAFDNILQNALDYTPPSKVVHVALALSSGWISLVIEDEGPGVADDILEHLFEPFFRADKSRGGQGWGLGLAISKDIILAHDGDITANNSERGGLQIVARLPVFAVD, encoded by the coding sequence ATGAAGCGCCGGTGGATGGTTCCGCTGTTCTGGCGGATCTTCTTGCTAATCTGGCTGGCCATGGCCGTAACGGTGGTTGTCAGCAAATTGGCCTCCCGGGTATTACTGGATCGCGAGCGCGCAGCCATTGAGCGCCAGCTTGAACTGAGAGACCTTGGGTTTGAGGTAGCAGCCATCCGCGATAACCGCGGGCGCCGGGAGGCACACAGGTTTCTCAATGCGCAAGGTGATGAGCTGGGCCTGCATCTGATGATGATCAGTGCGGATGATGACAACCGTTTACCTTCGGCTATTCGCTCACGGATCAAATCCGGGTGGTATCGGCAAAAACCCGCGATTGTCGATATGGGTGATGGGTACCGTTTGGTTGCCTGGCCGAAAATGCACGGCGAGGGCTGGCTGGAGCCCAAGGTTTTCCGGATTATCGAAATGGGGTTGGCGTTTGTTCTGATCACCCTAGCTTGCTGGCTAATTGCGCGTTTTGTATCGCGACCCATGAGGCACATGGAAGCCACGGCGCAAGCTATCGCTGGAGGCAATACCAAACTGCGGGTTAACGAGCGTATAGCCGCACGCCGGGACGAAGTAGGGCAGCTTGCCACGGCGTTTAACGCTATGACCGATCAACTCTGCAAGTTGCTAGAGCGACAGAAACACGTGTTGCGGGACATTTCCCATGATTTGCGAACCCCGCTGGCGCGTCAGCGAGTGGCTATTGAGCTGGCCAGCGAAGGCGGTGTGGAAGACGAGCTAATGGCCAGTATTTTGCGCCAGAACGAACGCCTTGAAACCATGACCGGGCAGATACTGACCCTGTACCGGGTGACCGAACAGGGTGGTGGCATTGCCCGGGAAGCCGTGCGCCCCGTGGATATCCTGAATCACGTATTACGAGATGCGGTGGATTATGCGGAGCACCAGAGAGTGGATTGCAAGTTGGATTCCATGCCCGAAAGTACCGGCGTGTCGGTGCTGGGCGATAGCGGCTTGCTGCAGCGGGCGTTCGACAACATTCTACAGAATGCCTTGGATTACACCCCGCCGAGCAAGGTGGTTCATGTTGCTTTGGCGTTGTCGTCGGGCTGGATAAGTCTTGTGATCGAGGATGAGGGGCCAGGCGTCGCAGATGACATCCTCGAGCACCTCTTCGAGCCTTTCTTTCGGGCAGACAAGTCCCGGGGCGGTCAAGGTTGGGGGCTGGGGCTGGCGATCTCTAAAGACATCATTCTGGCCCACGACGGAGACATCACTGCAAACAACAGCGAACGCGGTGGCTTGCAGATTGTGGCCCGGCTACCGGTGTTCGCCGTCGATTAA
- a CDS encoding AzlD family protein, with protein sequence MTIETTTTGVLTLILLMMLVTLLTRFGGVFVMSFVRISPRIESFINTMASSVLIAIIVPMAFAGDAGALVALSVTAVAMLILKKPLPAIAAGILAAALVRYLF encoded by the coding sequence ATGACCATTGAAACCACCACCACAGGCGTTCTGACACTGATATTGCTCATGATGCTGGTTACCCTATTAACCCGGTTCGGGGGCGTGTTTGTGATGTCCTTCGTGCGGATAAGCCCGCGCATCGAGAGCTTCATCAACACCATGGCCAGTTCCGTGCTCATCGCCATCATCGTGCCTATGGCTTTTGCGGGTGACGCAGGCGCGCTTGTGGCCCTCTCAGTGACCGCCGTTGCGATGCTTATTCTCAAGAAGCCGTTGCCAGCCATTGCGGCGGGTATTCTTGCGGCTGCACTCGTTCGATATCTCTTTTAG
- a CDS encoding GNAT family N-acetyltransferase — MSKPAISNITLEACHSLSDIPRETWERLAGTDNPFLRYEFFEALETSRCTSAETGWKPCHLVFRMEGEIAGIAPAYLKSHSMGEYVFDWAWADAYQRYGLDYYPKLLIAVPFTPSQGPRLLLDSKLRSALDAQQMHDLLDSLIARMGAHSWHLLFPNTEDQQLLHHEEQLHRIGCQFHWHNRGYGGFDDFLGELTSRKRKSIRKERRQVAEQDITFTWFHGRDIPDHVLAAFYVFYQATYLKRGQRPYLTQQFFEQMRESMPEHLHVIMAVKNGEMIAGALFLSGRNTLYGRYWGCLEEYNHLHFETCYYQGIELAIVLGLQTFDAGAQGEHKLVRGFEPVLTHSWHGVAQPAFHEAIEAFTQEEAEQVMGYFEDAKTVLPFRQNSQQNDGA; from the coding sequence ATGTCAAAACCCGCAATATCAAACATAACACTCGAGGCCTGCCATTCCCTTTCCGACATCCCCCGGGAGACATGGGAACGTCTGGCAGGCACCGACAATCCGTTTCTCCGATACGAGTTTTTTGAAGCACTGGAAACCTCCCGCTGTACCAGTGCGGAAACCGGCTGGAAACCTTGCCATCTTGTGTTTCGCATGGAAGGCGAGATTGCAGGGATCGCTCCCGCCTACCTCAAATCCCACTCTATGGGTGAGTACGTTTTTGATTGGGCATGGGCGGACGCCTACCAACGTTATGGCCTAGATTATTACCCAAAACTCCTGATAGCCGTCCCTTTTACACCTTCCCAAGGGCCGCGGTTATTACTCGATTCAAAACTACGCAGCGCTCTCGACGCCCAGCAGATGCACGACCTTCTGGATTCCCTTATCGCGCGTATGGGCGCTCACTCGTGGCACCTTTTATTTCCCAATACAGAAGACCAGCAACTGCTCCATCACGAAGAACAGCTACACCGCATAGGCTGCCAGTTCCACTGGCACAATCGCGGCTATGGCGGCTTCGACGACTTTCTGGGCGAACTCACCTCACGCAAGCGCAAGTCCATACGTAAAGAACGCCGCCAGGTGGCGGAGCAAGATATTACCTTCACCTGGTTTCATGGCCGGGATATTCCCGACCACGTTCTTGCCGCTTTTTATGTGTTCTATCAAGCCACTTATCTGAAACGCGGGCAGCGGCCTTACCTGACCCAGCAGTTCTTTGAACAGATGCGGGAAAGCATGCCCGAGCACCTGCATGTCATCATGGCGGTAAAAAATGGCGAGATGATTGCGGGGGCTCTTTTTCTGAGTGGGCGAAACACACTCTACGGCCGCTACTGGGGCTGCCTTGAGGAGTACAACCATCTGCACTTTGAAACCTGTTACTACCAGGGCATTGAGCTCGCAATCGTGTTGGGCCTGCAAACATTCGATGCAGGTGCTCAGGGGGAACACAAACTGGTGCGGGGTTTCGAGCCGGTGTTAACGCATTCGTGGCATGGAGTCGCCCAACCGGCCTTTCATGAGGCCATTGAAGCGTTTACACAGGAGGAGGCAGAGCAGGTTATGGGTTACTTCGAAGACGCCAAAACGGTACTTCCTTTCCGTCAAAACAGCCAACAGAACGACGGAGCCTGA
- a CDS encoding dodecin translates to MSDNHVYKKVEIVGSSEKSIEGAIENALAESAKSIRNMEWFEVTETSGHIVDGKVGHYQVSLKIGFRVKES, encoded by the coding sequence ATGTCCGATAACCACGTGTACAAGAAAGTCGAAATTGTGGGTTCGTCAGAGAAAAGCATTGAGGGCGCGATCGAAAATGCCCTCGCGGAATCGGCGAAGAGTATCCGCAATATGGAGTGGTTCGAAGTAACGGAAACCAGCGGACACATTGTTGATGGCAAGGTTGGCCACTATCAGGTGTCGCTGAAAATAGGTTTTCGGGTCAAGGAAAGCTGA